Proteins from a genomic interval of Tenacibaculum sp. SZ-18:
- a CDS encoding amidohydrolase, which translates to MKTIFQLLFVATIFIGCREEKKESENYDKGLVKYYGGDIITMADSKNYMVEAVVSSYDKIVFVGSESEANKMYPKAKPHRLGRNTLMPGFIEPHVHPSLAATMLPNEIMAPYDWVLPGEVKKGIDGHDNYIKRLKEVVSKKGNKDQFFFIWGYHQLWHGDMSRELLNELAGDVPVGLIHRSFHEIFLNDAAIALLGIKKEDFKGNVQVDWERGHFFEGGWLALVPKMAPIMLEPNRYMKGLGIMSQLIQKNGITTIAEPGFPSSDFNGEYQLLKKLMDTKPPYDVYLIPSGTQLYGMKGGNKEAMSFMETLADTYDTENIHFLPKQVKLFSDGAIYSQLMQMKEAYEDGHNGEWMTPLPLFQKQISMYWENGYKIHVHSNGDKGIQQVLDYLEIDQKNKPRIDHRFTLHHMGYFSDEMAQQIADMGVEASVNPYYLWALADKYSSNGLGKARGEYLVRINSLAKRNIPTSYHSDFSMAPMEPLTLAWTAINRVTSQNSKLSQDQKVDVYTAMKAITIDAARTLNLENKIGSLEKGKKANFVILDSNPFKIDPIKIKDIKVKATIFEGDFNIIKSNNLKGGR; encoded by the coding sequence ATGAAAACTATATTCCAATTACTTTTTGTCGCAACTATTTTTATTGGTTGTAGAGAAGAAAAAAAAGAAAGTGAAAATTACGATAAAGGCCTTGTCAAGTATTACGGAGGAGATATTATTACAATGGCTGATTCTAAAAATTATATGGTAGAGGCAGTGGTCTCGAGTTATGACAAAATAGTATTTGTTGGTTCCGAATCAGAGGCTAATAAAATGTATCCAAAAGCAAAACCTCATAGATTAGGCAGAAATACATTAATGCCTGGTTTTATAGAGCCGCATGTGCATCCCTCTTTAGCTGCCACAATGTTGCCAAATGAAATTATGGCGCCATATGACTGGGTGCTTCCCGGTGAGGTAAAAAAAGGAATTGACGGACATGATAATTACATTAAAAGATTAAAAGAAGTTGTTTCGAAAAAAGGAAATAAAGATCAATTCTTTTTTATTTGGGGTTATCACCAATTATGGCACGGTGACATGTCTAGAGAATTACTCAATGAACTAGCAGGTGATGTTCCTGTGGGTTTAATTCACCGTTCATTTCATGAAATATTTCTAAATGATGCAGCTATAGCATTATTAGGAATTAAAAAAGAAGATTTCAAAGGAAACGTTCAAGTTGATTGGGAAAGAGGACATTTTTTTGAAGGTGGTTGGTTAGCATTGGTTCCAAAAATGGCACCTATTATGTTGGAACCTAATAGATATATGAAAGGGTTAGGTATTATGTCACAATTAATTCAAAAAAATGGAATTACAACTATAGCAGAACCAGGTTTCCCAAGCTCTGACTTTAATGGAGAATATCAATTGCTCAAGAAGTTAATGGATACGAAACCGCCTTACGACGTATATTTAATTCCATCAGGAACTCAGTTATATGGTATGAAAGGAGGAAATAAAGAAGCAATGTCATTTATGGAAACATTAGCAGACACATATGACACTGAAAATATCCATTTTTTACCAAAACAGGTTAAATTATTCTCTGACGGAGCTATATATTCGCAGTTAATGCAGATGAAAGAGGCTTACGAAGATGGTCACAACGGAGAATGGATGACTCCTTTACCTTTATTTCAGAAGCAAATAAGTATGTACTGGGAGAATGGATACAAAATACATGTACATTCAAATGGAGATAAAGGAATTCAGCAAGTATTAGACTATTTAGAAATTGATCAAAAAAATAAACCAAGAATTGATCATAGATTTACCTTACATCACATGGGTTATTTTTCTGATGAGATGGCCCAACAAATTGCAGATATGGGAGTTGAGGCTTCAGTAAATCCTTACTATTTGTGGGCCCTTGCTGATAAATATTCCTCAAATGGATTAGGAAAGGCAAGAGGAGAGTATCTAGTAAGAATTAATTCTCTGGCAAAAAGAAATATTCCAACATCTTACCATTCAGATTTTTCTATGGCGCCAATGGAACCGTTGACTTTGGCTTGGACAGCAATAAACAGAGTAACATCACAAAATAGTAAATTGTCCCAAGATCAAAAAGTAGATGTTTATACAGCAATGAAGGCTATTACAATTGATGCTGCAAGGACATTAAATTTGGAAAACAAAATTGGTTCTCTCGAAAAAGGTAAAAAAGCTAACTTCGTTATTTTAGATAGTAATCCTTTTAAAATAGATCCAATTAAGATTAAGGATATAAAAGTTAAAGCAACCATTTTTGAAGGTGATTTTAATATTATTAAGAGTAATAACTTAAAAGGTGGTAGATAA
- a CDS encoding cystatin domain-containing protein, producing MKKRILFLFILSIFVMSCGYKKNQVDKTNEVQQEVKKENIVGGWTSIDVDDKVKEMAAFVTESKELGSKIEKITDASSQIVSGKNYRFKLHLENGEVWNSQVYENLQNEKQVTKFEKIN from the coding sequence ATGAAAAAACGAATATTATTCCTCTTTATTTTGAGCATTTTTGTTATGAGTTGTGGCTACAAAAAAAACCAAGTAGATAAAACCAATGAGGTTCAACAAGAGGTAAAAAAAGAAAACATTGTTGGAGGATGGACTTCTATTGATGTAGACGATAAAGTAAAAGAAATGGCGGCTTTTGTTACAGAAAGCAAAGAATTAGGGAGTAAGATTGAAAAAATTACAGATGCCAGTTCTCAAATTGTGAGTGGAAAAAATTACCGATTTAAATTACATCTTGAAAATGGTGAAGTTTGGAACAGTCAAGTTTATGAAAACTTACAAAATGAAAAACAAGTAACTAAATTCGAAAAAATAAATTAA